In Paractinoplanes brasiliensis, the following proteins share a genomic window:
- a CDS encoding tyrosine-protein phosphatase: MAVSRNLGFSKTYNFRDVGGYTGLDGRTVRWRRLFRSDALHRLGPEDAAAFEALGVHTVIDLRRPFEIEKYGRVAERYGLAYQNLVLEHVDWEEVEHPDDVVHERWLADRYLNFAEDGRAAILESLRIIADPAQAPVIVHCMAGKDRTGTVCALTLSLLGVSDEDIAADYALTTDAMRPLTDYLLEKHPSAVLGKHHMWDSPPGAMRLFLDDLRALHGSIEDYAAEIGLKDKEVAAMRAHLLEPPA, translated from the coding sequence GTGGCAGTCTCGCGCAACCTGGGTTTCTCGAAGACCTACAACTTCCGCGACGTCGGCGGATACACCGGCCTCGACGGTCGTACCGTCCGCTGGCGGCGGCTCTTCCGCTCCGACGCGCTGCACCGGCTCGGCCCGGAGGACGCGGCCGCCTTCGAGGCGCTCGGCGTGCACACGGTGATCGACCTGCGCCGTCCCTTCGAGATCGAGAAGTACGGCCGGGTCGCCGAGCGGTACGGCCTGGCCTACCAGAACCTGGTGCTCGAACATGTCGACTGGGAAGAGGTCGAGCACCCCGACGACGTGGTGCACGAGCGCTGGCTGGCCGACCGCTACCTGAACTTCGCCGAGGACGGGCGCGCGGCGATCCTGGAGTCGTTGCGCATCATCGCCGACCCGGCCCAGGCCCCGGTGATCGTGCACTGCATGGCGGGCAAGGACCGTACGGGCACGGTCTGCGCCCTGACGCTGTCGCTGCTGGGCGTGTCCGACGAGGACATCGCCGCCGACTACGCCCTCACCACCGACGCGATGCGGCCGCTGACGGACTATCTGCTCGAGAAACACCCGTCGGCGGTGCTGGGCAAACACCACATGTGGGACTCCCCGCCGGGGGCGATGCGCCTGTTCCTCGACGACCTGCGCGCCCTGCACGGGTCGATCGAGGACTACGCCGCCGAGATCGGCCTGAAGGACAAGGAAGTGGCCGCCATGCGCGCCCACCTGCTGGAGCCGCCCGCCTGA
- the cimA gene encoding citramalate synthase codes for MEYQVFDTTLRDGGQREGISYSVADKLAVAKLLDEFGVGFIEGGWPGAMPKDTEFFQRARTELDLKNAVLVAFGATRKANTRVEEDPQVKALLDAETPVVCVVAKSDIRHVERALRTTGDENLAMVRDTVRHLVANGRRAFVDCEHFFDGFRFDPEYTASVVRTAIDAGAERVVMCDTNGGMLPSMVTKAITEVVERTGVSADLLGIHCQNDTSCAVANTVAAVEAGVKHFQCTANGYGERPGNADLFATVSNIQLKLGLQVLPDGCLEKATRVSSALAEIANIAPDTHQAYVGAAAFAHKAGLHASAIKVDPLLYNHVDPSVVGNDMRILVTEMAGRASIELKSRELGIDLAGRPDTLTTVTQRVKDLEAGGWSFEAADASFELLVRDELLDGKLARPFSLESYRVQVEHREDGAVVSEATVKVRVRGERVIATAEGNGPVNALDEALRAALSQHYPQLKNFELTDFKVRILEGSHGTNAITRVLLETGDGDRDWTTVGVHENIVEASWVALVDALTYGLAE; via the coding sequence ATGGAGTACCAGGTCTTCGACACGACGTTGCGCGACGGCGGGCAGCGTGAGGGGATCAGCTACTCGGTCGCCGACAAGCTGGCGGTCGCGAAGCTGCTGGACGAGTTCGGCGTGGGCTTCATCGAGGGCGGCTGGCCCGGCGCCATGCCCAAGGACACGGAGTTCTTCCAGCGCGCGAGGACCGAGCTCGACCTGAAGAACGCTGTGCTGGTGGCCTTCGGCGCCACGCGCAAAGCGAACACCAGGGTGGAGGAGGACCCGCAGGTCAAGGCCCTGCTCGACGCCGAGACGCCGGTGGTGTGCGTGGTCGCCAAGAGCGACATCCGCCACGTGGAGCGCGCGCTGCGCACGACCGGTGACGAGAACCTGGCCATGGTCCGCGACACCGTGCGCCACCTGGTAGCCAACGGCCGCCGCGCGTTCGTGGACTGCGAGCACTTCTTCGACGGCTTCCGCTTCGACCCCGAGTACACGGCGAGCGTCGTCCGGACGGCCATCGACGCGGGCGCCGAACGCGTGGTCATGTGCGACACCAACGGCGGCATGCTCCCCTCGATGGTCACCAAGGCGATCACCGAGGTCGTGGAGCGTACGGGGGTCTCGGCTGATCTTCTCGGCATCCACTGCCAGAACGACACCTCGTGCGCCGTGGCCAACACGGTCGCCGCGGTCGAGGCCGGGGTCAAGCACTTCCAGTGCACCGCGAACGGATACGGCGAGCGGCCCGGCAACGCCGACCTGTTCGCCACGGTCAGCAACATCCAGCTCAAGCTCGGGCTGCAGGTCCTACCGGACGGCTGCCTGGAGAAGGCGACGCGGGTCTCGTCCGCGCTCGCCGAGATCGCCAATATCGCCCCCGACACCCACCAGGCCTACGTCGGGGCCGCGGCCTTCGCTCACAAGGCGGGACTGCACGCGAGTGCGATCAAGGTGGATCCGCTGCTCTACAACCACGTCGACCCGTCGGTTGTGGGCAACGACATGCGGATCCTGGTGACCGAGATGGCCGGCCGGGCCAGCATCGAACTCAAGAGTCGCGAACTTGGGATCGACCTGGCCGGCCGTCCGGACACCCTCACCACGGTCACCCAGCGGGTCAAGGACCTGGAGGCGGGCGGCTGGTCGTTCGAGGCCGCCGACGCGTCGTTCGAGCTGCTGGTGCGCGACGAGCTGCTCGACGGCAAGCTGGCCCGCCCGTTCAGCCTGGAGTCGTACCGGGTGCAGGTCGAACACCGTGAGGACGGTGCCGTGGTCTCCGAGGCGACGGTCAAGGTCCGCGTACGGGGGGAACGGGTGATCGCCACGGCCGAGGGGAACGGCCCGGTCAACGCGCTCGACGAGGCCCTGCGCGCCGCCCTGAGCCAGCACTACCCGCAGCTCAAGAACTTCGAGCTCACCGACTTCAAGGTGCGCATCCTCGAGGGCAGCCATGGCACCAACGCGATCACGCGGGTGCTGCTGGAGACCGGCGACGGCGACCGTGACTGGACGACGGTCGGGGTGCACGAGAACATCGTCGAGGCGTCGTGGGTCGCGCTGGTGGACGCGCTGACGTACGGCCTCGCAGAGTAA
- a CDS encoding RidA family protein, whose amino-acid sequence MRIFSGSDFEEQIGYARAVVSGDHVYVSGTTGFDYATMTIADGVVEQAEQAIANIAAALAEAGCSLADVVRVRYLLPDRADFEPCWPVLRRAFGGTRPAATMMVCGLADPRMRIEIEVDARTVSTH is encoded by the coding sequence GTGAGGATCTTCAGCGGCTCTGATTTCGAGGAGCAGATCGGGTACGCCCGAGCCGTGGTGTCCGGGGACCATGTGTACGTCTCCGGCACCACGGGTTTCGACTACGCCACGATGACCATCGCGGACGGCGTGGTCGAGCAGGCCGAACAGGCGATCGCCAACATCGCTGCGGCGCTGGCCGAGGCCGGCTGCTCACTGGCCGACGTCGTACGGGTGCGCTATCTGCTGCCCGACCGCGCCGACTTCGAGCCGTGCTGGCCCGTCCTGCGCCGCGCGTTCGGCGGGACCCGCCCGGCCGCCACCATGATGGTGTGCGGCCTGGCGGACCCGCGCATGCGCATCGAGATCGAGGTCGACGCTCGTACGGTGTCCACGCACTAG
- the thrS gene encoding threonine--tRNA ligase, with amino-acid sequence MPGFSPAQSRERTMHIDHRKLGRELDLFDSDPLLGAGLPFWLPGGAAARHAVESHLRELERRNGYQHVYSPALGKRQLFEKSGHWRNFAEDMFPPMPMGGDELVLRPSLCPHHALICKSRGRSYRDLPLRIAELGPMYRAERSGVLGGLSRVRAIQLNDAHIFCAAEQAAAEVADVLRLMRQAHKALGVEPSSFQLSLRGEGKKYGGDEQGWAAAERLLREALDAAGVDYAAVPGEAAFYGPKIDVQVADSAGREWSLATVQIDYHQPEAFDLEYADSSGGRSRPVMVHRSLAGSMERLFAHLIEVHNGAFPLWYSPVQLAVLPVSQEQNGAANDLVRAAVAAGLRAEALHEGSIGARIRSAVERRIPYGGIIGKREAPDGLVALRHRDGRQLPAMPIAAAVEMISAEAQP; translated from the coding sequence GTGCCCGGATTCTCGCCCGCACAGAGCAGGGAGAGAACCATGCACATCGACCACCGCAAGCTCGGGCGCGAGCTCGACCTTTTCGACTCCGATCCGCTGCTCGGCGCGGGACTGCCGTTCTGGTTGCCCGGTGGCGCCGCCGCGCGGCACGCGGTCGAGTCCCACCTGCGCGAGCTGGAACGCCGCAACGGGTACCAGCACGTGTATTCGCCGGCGCTCGGCAAGCGGCAGCTCTTCGAGAAATCGGGCCACTGGCGCAACTTCGCCGAGGACATGTTCCCGCCGATGCCCATGGGCGGGGACGAGCTGGTGCTGCGGCCCAGCCTGTGTCCGCACCACGCGCTCATCTGCAAGTCACGCGGCCGGTCCTATCGCGACCTGCCGCTGCGTATCGCCGAACTCGGGCCGATGTACCGCGCCGAGCGCTCGGGCGTGCTGGGCGGGCTGTCCCGCGTACGGGCAATTCAGCTCAACGACGCGCACATCTTCTGCGCCGCCGAGCAGGCCGCCGCGGAGGTGGCCGACGTCCTGCGGCTGATGCGGCAAGCACACAAGGCCCTCGGGGTCGAACCGTCGTCGTTCCAGCTCTCGCTGCGCGGCGAGGGCAAGAAGTACGGCGGGGACGAGCAGGGCTGGGCCGCGGCCGAACGGCTGCTGCGGGAGGCGCTCGACGCCGCGGGGGTGGACTACGCCGCGGTGCCGGGCGAGGCCGCCTTCTACGGGCCGAAGATCGACGTGCAGGTGGCCGACTCCGCCGGTCGCGAGTGGAGCCTGGCGACCGTGCAGATCGACTATCACCAGCCGGAGGCGTTCGATCTCGAGTACGCGGACTCCTCGGGCGGCCGCTCGCGCCCGGTCATGGTGCACCGCAGCCTCGCCGGCTCGATGGAACGGCTGTTCGCGCACCTGATCGAGGTGCACAACGGGGCTTTCCCGCTCTGGTACTCCCCCGTGCAACTGGCCGTGCTGCCCGTCTCGCAGGAACAGAACGGCGCCGCGAACGACCTCGTCCGGGCCGCCGTCGCCGCCGGTTTGCGAGCCGAGGCGCTGCACGAGGGCTCGATCGGCGCGCGCATCCGCTCCGCCGTCGAGAGGCGGATCCCGTACGGAGGAATCATCGGAAAGCGCGAGGCGCCGGACGGCCTGGTGGCGCTGCGGCATCGCGACGGCCGCCAGTTGCCCGCGATGCCGATCGCTGCGGCCGTCGAGATGATCAGCGCGGAGGCGCAGCCCTAG
- a CDS encoding MarR family winged helix-turn-helix transcriptional regulator: MPDDLSRLLGDKPSLLERAPLTLGLVALSRTLHGLIAEQLLTLGLYPGQELILMRLFDRDEQIQTTLQQSIGLDHSTLSRSIRRMEDAGLVTRHPDQRDKRAMVVSLTPAGRALQPRLAEMWETLEALTTDALGPDGQAGLLTALESLEHTLAEVRRRKN; this comes from the coding sequence GTGCCCGATGACCTCTCCCGGCTGCTCGGCGACAAGCCCAGCCTGCTCGAACGCGCACCCCTGACGCTGGGCCTGGTCGCGCTCTCCCGCACGCTGCACGGCCTGATCGCCGAACAGCTGCTGACGCTGGGTCTCTATCCCGGGCAGGAGCTGATCCTCATGCGGCTCTTCGATCGCGACGAGCAGATCCAGACGACGTTGCAGCAGTCGATCGGGCTCGACCACTCCACGCTGTCCCGCAGCATCCGGCGCATGGAGGACGCGGGCCTGGTGACCCGCCACCCCGACCAACGTGACAAACGCGCGATGGTCGTCTCGCTGACGCCCGCCGGCCGGGCGCTGCAGCCCCGGCTGGCCGAGATGTGGGAGACGCTCGAAGCCCTGACCACCGATGCGCTCGGCCCGGACGGGCAGGCCGGACTGCTGACGGCTCTCGAAAGCTTGGAACACACCCTGGCCGAGGTCCGCCGCCGGAAGAACTAA
- a CDS encoding quinone oxidoreductase family protein encodes MKAIQMNTTGGPEVLQLVDVPDPQPGPGEVLVRVEAAGVNFMDLMRRKGMPFDIPTPLPFVLGAEVAGTVVAVGSEVRTFAVGDRVFGQAGTLAGGGWAELVTANAANLFPIPPGMTAERAAGLTIVGVTAAILLIEAAKVGEGETVFVPAAAGGLGGYAVQIAKALGATVIAGASTEQKRRIALELGADAATDYRGEGWPSKVRDLTSGRGVDVALDPVGPQHLSQTISILAPFGRLISYGSLAGYEGTVDRAALSSVLYNPAPAQSLIGFNVTHWLTQRPEASFAAAGRLFTWLAEGKVSGPTITSLPLADAAKALSLLEEGRNIGKVVLIP; translated from the coding sequence ATGAAGGCGATCCAGATGAACACGACCGGCGGCCCCGAGGTTCTGCAACTGGTCGACGTGCCCGACCCGCAACCCGGCCCGGGTGAGGTGCTGGTCCGCGTCGAGGCGGCCGGGGTGAACTTCATGGACCTCATGCGGCGCAAGGGAATGCCGTTCGACATCCCGACGCCGCTGCCCTTCGTGCTGGGGGCCGAGGTTGCGGGCACAGTTGTCGCGGTCGGCTCCGAGGTGCGGACGTTCGCCGTCGGCGACCGGGTCTTCGGGCAGGCCGGCACGCTGGCCGGCGGCGGATGGGCCGAGCTGGTCACGGCGAACGCCGCCAACCTGTTCCCGATCCCGCCGGGCATGACCGCCGAGCGGGCGGCCGGGCTGACGATCGTCGGAGTCACCGCCGCCATCCTGCTCATCGAGGCGGCCAAGGTCGGCGAGGGCGAGACGGTGTTCGTGCCGGCGGCCGCGGGTGGGCTGGGCGGTTACGCCGTGCAGATCGCCAAGGCGCTCGGCGCCACCGTGATCGCGGGCGCGAGCACGGAGCAGAAGCGGCGTATCGCCCTCGAGCTGGGCGCCGACGCCGCGACCGACTACCGCGGCGAGGGCTGGCCGTCGAAGGTCAGGGACCTCACCAGTGGCCGGGGCGTCGACGTGGCGCTGGATCCCGTCGGCCCGCAACACCTGAGCCAGACCATCTCGATCCTCGCGCCCTTCGGCCGGCTCATCTCGTACGGGAGCCTGGCCGGTTACGAAGGCACGGTCGATCGCGCCGCCCTCAGCAGCGTGCTCTACAACCCCGCCCCGGCGCAGTCGCTGATCGGCTTCAACGTCACGCACTGGCTGACCCAGCGTCCGGAGGCCTCGTTCGCGGCGGCCGGGAGGCTGTTCACGTGGCTCGCCGAGGGGAAGGTCAGCGGCCCCACCATCACCAGCCTGCCCCTGGCCGACGCGGCGAAGGCGCTGTCGCTGCTGGAGGAGGGCCGGAACATCGGCAAGGTCGTCCTCATCCCCTGA
- the arfB gene encoding alternative ribosome rescue aminoacyl-tRNA hydrolase ArfB, with protein sequence MLGGVVDDVRVNDRLTIPAAELAWRFSRSSGPGGQGVNTTDSRVELSWDLGGSALLPPALKARAAERLGHRLVQGVLTVTASEHRSQLRNREAAAARLAGLVASAIAAPPRVRRATRPSKGSVERRIAEKKRRGETKRNRRSYPSD encoded by the coding sequence ATGCTGGGCGGCGTGGTGGATGACGTCCGGGTCAACGATCGGCTGACGATTCCGGCGGCCGAGCTCGCCTGGCGCTTCTCGCGCTCCAGCGGCCCCGGCGGTCAGGGGGTCAACACGACGGATTCCCGGGTCGAGCTGTCCTGGGATCTGGGCGGCTCGGCGCTGCTGCCACCCGCGCTGAAGGCACGCGCCGCCGAACGCCTCGGTCACCGGCTGGTGCAGGGCGTGCTCACCGTCACCGCCTCCGAGCACCGCTCCCAGCTGCGCAACCGTGAGGCCGCGGCGGCCCGGCTGGCCGGGTTGGTCGCCTCGGCCATCGCGGCGCCACCCCGCGTACGGCGGGCCACCCGCCCCTCCAAGGGTTCCGTCGAACGCCGCATCGCCGAGAAGAAACGCCGCGGCGAGACCAAACGCAACCGCCGCTCCTACCCCTCCGACTGA
- a CDS encoding M16 family metallopeptidase, giving the protein MTSPTAPAVVTGYPWPIASTRLDNGLRVVVSEDRTAPVVCVNLWYDVGSRHEPAGQTGFAHLFEHLMFEGSQHVAKTEHMRLVQGNGGSLNATTNPDRTNYFETMPAEHLELALWLEADRMGGLVPALTQETLDNQREVVKNERRQRYENVPYGDAWLRLLALLYPEGHPYHHATIGSMEDLNAASLDTFKAFHQQYYAPNNAVLTVAGDASPDEVFALAEKYFGVIEPVSSIPPAPHSYLPGPATEPVRETVSAVVPAPRLYVSHRTHPFGTAGYDAITVLAAVLGNGRGSRLYQRLADGARIAQPDYIGSYGVDLAHAPAPLIITATAKDGVPVETLEAGLTEVIGSLVTEPVTEEELSRAKALLTTSWWRQVSTVGGRADTLSRYTTQFGDPGAAAYRLPQWLAVTADDVTDAAKYALKPESRVTLTYLPENGDN; this is encoded by the coding sequence GTGACGTCCCCAACTGCGCCGGCCGTCGTGACCGGCTATCCGTGGCCCATCGCCTCCACCCGCCTCGACAACGGCCTGCGGGTCGTCGTCAGCGAGGACCGGACCGCGCCTGTGGTCTGCGTCAATCTCTGGTACGACGTGGGCTCGCGGCACGAACCCGCCGGCCAGACCGGCTTCGCCCACCTGTTCGAGCACCTGATGTTCGAGGGCTCGCAGCACGTGGCCAAGACCGAGCACATGCGGCTCGTGCAGGGCAACGGCGGTTCGTTGAACGCGACCACCAACCCCGACCGCACCAACTACTTCGAGACCATGCCGGCCGAGCACCTGGAACTGGCGCTGTGGCTGGAGGCCGACCGGATGGGCGGCCTGGTGCCCGCGCTCACCCAGGAGACGCTCGACAACCAGCGCGAAGTGGTCAAGAACGAGCGCCGCCAGCGCTACGAGAACGTGCCGTACGGGGATGCCTGGCTGCGCCTGCTGGCCCTGCTCTATCCCGAGGGGCACCCTTACCACCACGCCACGATCGGCTCGATGGAAGACCTCAACGCGGCCTCCCTCGACACCTTCAAGGCGTTCCACCAGCAGTACTACGCGCCCAACAACGCCGTGCTGACGGTGGCCGGGGACGCGTCGCCGGACGAGGTGTTCGCGCTGGCCGAAAAGTACTTCGGGGTGATCGAGCCGGTGTCGTCGATCCCGCCGGCGCCGCACAGTTACCTGCCCGGCCCGGCCACCGAGCCCGTACGGGAAACGGTGAGCGCTGTCGTGCCGGCGCCCCGCCTGTACGTGTCACACCGCACGCACCCGTTCGGCACGGCCGGGTACGACGCGATCACCGTGCTGGCCGCGGTGCTCGGCAACGGCCGGGGCAGCCGCCTCTATCAGCGCCTGGCCGACGGCGCCCGGATCGCCCAGCCCGACTACATCGGCTCGTACGGGGTGGATCTGGCCCACGCTCCCGCCCCGCTGATCATCACCGCGACCGCGAAGGACGGCGTGCCGGTGGAGACCCTCGAGGCGGGCCTGACCGAGGTGATCGGCAGCCTGGTGACCGAGCCGGTGACCGAGGAGGAGCTGTCCCGGGCCAAGGCGCTGCTGACCACCTCGTGGTGGCGGCAGGTGTCCACGGTGGGCGGCCGCGCCGACACGCTCTCGCGGTACACCACCCAGTTCGGCGACCCGGGCGCGGCCGCGTACAGGCTGCCGCAGTGGCTCGCGGTGACCGCCGACGACGTCACCGACGCCGCGAAGTACGCCCTCAAGCCCGAATCCCGGGTCACGCTGACCTACCTGCCCGAGAACGGGGACAACTGA
- a CDS encoding M16 family metallopeptidase — protein sequence MTLIATRPEPGEARPYTFPDLQRVQAGGGTVIGAHLPGQALASAMLLADAGAARETAGREGTATVLAKSLEEGTKKRDSAAYAIALESLGAELSPGVDWDTFRVGVSAPVPQLLDAVRLAAEAVRTPRLDPDDVNRVRDDEVTALRMDWAQPGPRADAALRADLFGASERFGRPMHGDPASVAAVTVDDVVAFHRSWLHRPSVLLVAGDLSTLDLKALGEAAFGGVEGAPLTAEPPLDVPVRDQRRILLVDRPGSVQSTLRIGHRSPERATPDYVAMTLAATVLGGAFTSRLNHLIREVKGYTYGIRGAYAMSRRFGRFEVAAGVQTAVTVPAIVDTLGEIARTQEFGVTEEELAVARSWRAGQLSVEMQTPGSIVGALSTLVVHGLPDDYYPALRTRYLETPIEEVSAAAGRHLHPHGLTLVVEGDAAVIRDELVAAGIGDVVDAEI from the coding sequence ATGACTTTGATCGCCACCCGTCCCGAACCGGGCGAGGCCCGGCCGTACACCTTCCCCGACCTGCAGCGCGTGCAGGCCGGGGGCGGCACCGTGATCGGGGCCCACCTGCCCGGCCAAGCTTTGGCGAGCGCGATGCTGCTGGCCGACGCGGGGGCCGCCCGCGAGACCGCAGGACGCGAGGGCACCGCCACCGTCCTGGCCAAGTCGCTGGAAGAGGGCACCAAGAAGCGCGACTCGGCGGCGTACGCAATCGCCTTGGAGAGCCTGGGCGCCGAGCTGTCGCCGGGCGTCGACTGGGACACCTTCCGCGTCGGGGTCTCGGCGCCGGTGCCGCAGCTGCTCGACGCGGTGCGGCTGGCCGCCGAGGCCGTACGCACGCCCCGGCTCGACCCCGACGACGTGAACCGGGTCCGCGACGACGAGGTGACCGCGCTGCGCATGGATTGGGCCCAGCCCGGCCCCCGCGCCGACGCCGCCCTTCGAGCCGACCTGTTCGGGGCGAGCGAGCGGTTCGGCCGCCCGATGCACGGCGACCCGGCCTCGGTGGCCGCGGTGACCGTCGACGACGTGGTCGCGTTCCACCGCTCCTGGCTCCACCGCCCGTCGGTGCTGCTGGTCGCGGGCGACCTGAGCACCCTCGACCTCAAGGCGCTGGGTGAGGCCGCGTTCGGTGGTGTGGAAGGCGCCCCGCTGACCGCCGAACCGCCGCTCGACGTGCCGGTGCGGGACCAGCGCCGGATCCTGCTGGTCGACCGGCCCGGCTCGGTGCAGTCGACGCTGCGCATCGGCCATCGCTCGCCGGAACGGGCCACGCCCGACTATGTGGCCATGACGCTGGCCGCCACGGTGCTCGGCGGGGCGTTCACGTCCCGCCTCAACCACCTGATCCGCGAGGTCAAGGGCTACACGTACGGCATCAGGGGCGCGTACGCGATGAGCCGGCGCTTCGGTCGTTTCGAGGTGGCCGCGGGCGTGCAGACCGCGGTGACCGTGCCCGCCATCGTCGACACGCTCGGCGAGATCGCGCGGACACAGGAGTTCGGCGTGACCGAGGAGGAGCTGGCCGTCGCGCGTTCGTGGCGGGCCGGGCAGCTGTCGGTCGAGATGCAGACGCCGGGCTCGATCGTCGGCGCGCTGAGCACGCTCGTCGTGCACGGCCTGCCCGACGACTACTACCCGGCACTGCGTACGCGATATCTCGAGACGCCGATCGAGGAGGTCAGCGCGGCGGCCGGCCGGCACCTGCACCCGCACGGCCTCACCCTGGTCGTCGAGGGTGACGCGGCGGTGATCCGCGACGAGCTGGTGGCCGCGGGCATCGGCGACGTGGTCGACGCGGAGATCTGA
- a CDS encoding endonuclease/exonuclease/phosphatase family protein: MTITETPSEVRPGRRVRRSALLILLALPALAWAVVRLFGLESGFLVQLVAFTPYAAAWSFVPLVIALLTRKWLAAAVSALATVLLAGAVLPRAIPDHDKGPATGVPMTVMTVNVFIGAADPADVVNLVREHDVAVLAVQEFTPESAAGLTAAGLDTLLPHHALADEIGTTGSGLYSRFPFTGQGSRRGDGGGLQDGNLQVYATVQVPGAGPVFVESAHPLAPYALAAEQAWRSDLEALPRAGQGPPKLILGDFNSTLDHAALRKTISYGYRDAAAATGKGLIGTWGPYAGLPIPPVTLDHILVDNRIGVRGTSVHSVSGSDHRALVARVTLPRS, translated from the coding sequence ATGACGATCACCGAGACACCGTCCGAGGTCCGGCCGGGCCGGCGGGTGAGGCGCAGCGCGCTGCTCATCCTGCTGGCCCTGCCGGCCCTGGCCTGGGCGGTGGTCCGGCTGTTCGGCCTGGAAAGCGGCTTCCTGGTACAGCTGGTCGCTTTCACGCCGTACGCGGCCGCGTGGTCGTTCGTGCCGCTGGTGATCGCGTTGCTGACCCGCAAGTGGCTTGCCGCGGCGGTGTCCGCGCTGGCCACCGTGCTGCTGGCGGGGGCCGTGCTGCCCCGGGCGATTCCCGACCACGACAAGGGCCCGGCGACAGGCGTCCCGATGACGGTCATGACGGTCAACGTGTTCATCGGCGCGGCCGACCCGGCGGACGTCGTGAACCTGGTCCGCGAGCATGACGTCGCGGTGCTGGCGGTGCAGGAGTTCACCCCCGAGTCGGCGGCCGGGCTCACCGCGGCCGGGCTCGACACGCTGCTGCCGCATCACGCGTTGGCCGACGAGATCGGCACCACCGGGTCGGGTCTCTACTCCCGTTTCCCGTTCACCGGCCAGGGCTCCCGGCGCGGCGACGGCGGCGGGTTGCAGGACGGCAACCTTCAGGTGTACGCGACGGTGCAGGTGCCCGGGGCGGGGCCGGTGTTCGTGGAATCGGCGCACCCGCTGGCCCCGTACGCGCTCGCCGCCGAACAGGCGTGGCGCTCCGATCTGGAAGCGCTGCCCCGAGCCGGTCAGGGGCCGCCCAAGCTGATCCTGGGCGACTTCAACTCGACGCTCGACCACGCGGCGCTGCGCAAGACGATCTCGTACGGCTATCGCGACGCGGCCGCTGCCACCGGCAAGGGGCTGATCGGCACGTGGGGTCCGTACGCGGGCCTGCCGATCCCGCCGGTGACGCTCGACCACATTCTGGTGGACAACCGCATCGGCGTACGGGGGACATCCGTTCACTCTGTGTCGGGAAGTGACCACCGGGCATTGGTCGCAAGGGTCACTCTTCCACGGTCATGA
- a CDS encoding endonuclease/exonuclease/phosphatase family protein codes for MTITSAPSAGRADGHPRRRRKAALTVLFWLFILPFLSWAVIRLGGWERGPVVQLFAFTPYVAAAAWLPAILALATRRWTVGAVAVIVALALAAAVLPRAIPNRDKGPRLGVQLTVMTSNMLFGKADATAIVKLVSEHDVAVLAVQEFTTEGKQALADAGLGALLPYSSLADEPGADGSGLYSRYPITSAGANRNGGGFMQAYGTLQIPEAGPVVVESAHPLAPYARSVLGQWREDLLAEPRADKSGTPVILLGDFNATLDHAPMRELIASGYRDAADVTGKGLIGTWGPYDGNPIPPVTIDHVLVDERIGVRGTSVHAIPRSDHRAIIAELTVPAS; via the coding sequence ATGACGATCACCAGCGCGCCGAGCGCCGGTCGGGCGGACGGTCACCCCCGACGACGACGAAAGGCCGCGCTGACCGTGCTGTTCTGGCTGTTCATCCTCCCTTTTCTGAGCTGGGCCGTGATCCGGCTCGGCGGCTGGGAAAGGGGGCCCGTGGTCCAGTTGTTCGCGTTCACCCCCTATGTCGCGGCCGCCGCCTGGCTGCCCGCGATCCTGGCCCTGGCGACCCGGCGCTGGACGGTGGGCGCGGTGGCCGTGATCGTTGCGCTCGCGCTGGCCGCGGCGGTGCTGCCCCGGGCCATTCCGAACCGTGACAAGGGCCCGAGGCTGGGTGTCCAGCTCACCGTGATGACGTCGAACATGCTCTTCGGCAAGGCTGACGCGACGGCGATCGTCAAGCTGGTCAGCGAGCACGACGTCGCCGTGCTGGCGGTGCAGGAGTTCACCACCGAGGGCAAACAGGCACTGGCCGACGCTGGGCTGGGCGCGCTGCTGCCGTACTCGTCACTGGCCGACGAACCGGGCGCCGACGGCTCGGGGCTGTACTCGCGCTATCCGATCACCTCGGCGGGAGCCAACCGCAACGGCGGGGGCTTCATGCAGGCGTACGGGACCCTGCAGATCCCGGAGGCCGGGCCGGTTGTCGTCGAGTCGGCTCACCCCCTGGCGCCGTACGCGCGATCGGTTCTCGGCCAGTGGCGTGAGGACCTGCTGGCCGAGCCCCGCGCCGACAAGAGCGGGACGCCGGTGATCCTGCTCGGCGACTTCAACGCCACCCTCGACCACGCCCCCATGCGCGAACTGATCGCGAGCGGTTACCGCGACGCCGCCGACGTCACCGGCAAGGGGCTGATCGGCACCTGGGGACCGTACGACGGCAACCCGATCCCGCCGGTCACGATCGACCATGTGCTCGTGGACGAACGGATCGGCGTACGGGGAACAAGCGTGCACGCCATCCCCCGCAGCGACCACCGCGCGATCATCGCCGAGCTCACCGTCCCCGCGTCATGA